From the Manis pentadactyla isolate mManPen7 chromosome 15, mManPen7.hap1, whole genome shotgun sequence genome, the window CGGCTTCCGCGCAGCCCCCGGCGCCGCCCCAGCCGCCGCAGCCCCCGCCGGGCCCTGCCTCTGCCTCCGGCCCCGGCGCCGCGGGCCCCGCTCAGTCCCCGCCGCCCGCAGGGCCCGGACCCGGGCCGGCGCTGCCCGCCGTGCGCCTCAGCCTCGTGCGCCTCGGGGAGCCCGACTGCGCCGGGACCGGGGAGCCGCCCGCCACTCCCGCCGGTCTGGGTGCTGGAGGAGACCGCGTCTGCTTCAACTTGGGCCGCGAGCTCTATTTCTACCCGGGCTGCTGCCGCCGCGGGAGCCAACGGGTGAGCGGCCTGCATCGTGAGATCCTGGGAACTGGCTGAGAGGATGGGGGTCCCTGAGGTGATGCCGAAGTGATAGGAGGGCCTCCGAATTGATATGGGCCCTGAGATAGGCATCCTGAACGTGATGGACATCCCAGGGGGTGAAGGTTCTCGGGGGTTAACGCAGGACTTTAGAAGGGGAGAGGAGGCCCCCAGGGAGCTGGCCACCCTAGAGGTGATGGGAAGCCTTAAGGGCTTGTGGGATCCCCAGATCATGCGTAGGAGTTCTGGGATGGTGGGTATTTTGGAGATAATGGAGCGTCTGACCAGGGTTCTGGGTGGCAGGCACCCTGCCATTGATGGGGAATCCTGAGTTGTGATGCAGGCCCAGAAGTGATGGAGAACCCAGGGGTATTGCGGTCCAGAGGTGTTTGGAGGGGTCTTGAGACTTGGGGGGCCCAGAGGTAAGGAGGATTCTGGAAGTGATGGGGGACTTAGAGGTAATAGGGATCCTGAATGTTAATGGAATCCTAGAGAAAATGGGTCCTAGAGGAAGTGAACATTTCTGAGCTGATGGGAGATGTGGAGGTGATGAGAGTCTGGAGGGGACATCCCTTGGTGTGATGGGTGTCTCTAAAGAGTGTGGTCCTGAAGGAACAAGACCCCTGGAGTTTATGGTGGTCCCGGGAAATGATGGTGCTCCTGAGAGCCCAGAGGTGGTGAAAGTACGTAAAATGTGGGGGATCGTGATGTCTAATGGGTCTCTAAACTGTGATGGGGGAACTGAGATTTAGGATTTCCAAAGTGAAGAGAATCCTGGCACTGGGGATCTGGGTGACCCTGAGTTTTGATGGGCTTGGAATATTGTGGCACTAAGACCCAAGGGAATTGCTGAGGTTATGGGCCCGGACTGGAAAGGAATTGTAACTATGGGGACCCTGGACCCTGATACTGTGGGCAAGGATGTCGCTGAATTTGGGGGCCCAGCTTTGGGGGAGAAGAATGTGCTTTCATGCAGGGTTTGGGGAACCTTCCTGTCTGTTTTTCCTCTAGCCTGTGATTTGAGTCCCCCTTCCTGTATGTGGTtgccccctgcctccccacccacccatccacctacCCACTTCCCTCAGGGATGTGACCCAGCTTCCTCTTAGTGGTTTACCCCAACCCCAGcaccttcttccttcctctcagtAGCAGAAGCCATTAACTCCTTTTCTCCCACTGCTCAAAGTCCATTGACCTCAACAAGCCAATTGACAAGCGGATCTATAAGGGCACCCAGCCCACCTGCCACGACTTCAACCAGTTCACTGCTGCCATGGAGACCATCTCCCTGCTGGTGGGCTTCTCAGCCGGCCAGGTGCAGTACCTGGATCTCATCAAGAAGGACACCAGCAAGCTATTCAATGAAGAGGTGATGGTGGGCCCCAGGGCCCAGAACTGCTGCTCCTCCCACCCGCCCACCCACATACTGCTTGCCATGAGACTGCAGCTGCCTGGGGAGCAGTGAAGGCCTgaagggggcagggggtgggggagatggGGGATGGACTGGCAGGTGTGTGGGATGGGGTGACAGCAGTGAGTTGCTCACAGTGAATAATGACAGCTGCACCTACTGTGCCCAGGCCCTGTGCTGTGTTAGCCGTGTGCTGAACACGTGACTCCCAGTGGGTTGGGGGCTGCgatgcccattttgcagattagaaaactgaggctaGTCACCAGTCAGGACGTGTTTGAAGCCAGAGCCCTTGCTCTTCAAATTCCAGGCCCTGTGGGCATTGGATTCAAATCCCTGCTGCCCCGTTTATTTACCATATGGCTTTGGGAAGGTGACTGTtcgtccctgagcctcagttttcctctcCGCATAATGGGATTCTCATCCCTACCTCACAGGACTTGTAAAATCATATGTGGAGGTTGCTCAGTCCTGAATAGACTTGGCACAAAAGGAAATGTCAATGAGAGACGTTACCAGTGGTCAGGGATTACTCTTGTcccatatttctttctctctgttcagGGGAGGTGTCCCAAATACACAGAACATGTGAATGGCAGGCAGAAGTGAGTGGAACAGTGAAAAGATTAAAAAGCACTAGTTCATCcattcacaaaatatttattgagcatttgttctgtgccaggcagtgttctaagCACTGCGGGTACCACATctcagtgagcaaaacagaggGCCCTGCCTGTGTGGACCTTCATCTAGCTGGGGAGGCAAGTTACCGAATAAGAAGTATGCTGAGGCTCAGAAGGGGAGTGAGTGCCCTGGAGGAAAATCCAGCAGGGAAGGGGGATGGGGAACGCCTGGTGAGGTTTAAGTAGGGTGGTCTGGTGAGGCCTTACTGGGAGGGGACATTGAAGTAAAGACAAGACGAGGCAGGAGAGTTGCAGGTGGAGAGGACACTGTGAGTAGACAGAACAGTGAGGACAAAAGCCCCGAGGACAAAAGCAGGACAACAGAAAGGTCACGGGCCAGAGCAGCCACTGCCGTGATGGTGGTAGATAAGTTCTGAGAAACACCCGGGGGCCACCGTATAGGGTCTGGAAGGCCATGGGGAAGACTTTGGCTTTTAGAGCCTTATCAGCTGGGGTGCATCTGAGCAAGAGAAcacaaaaatgattattttctaaattgtCCCAAGAAAGAAGCAACTTAAATGCCTggaaaaatgttaatttaactCATGTGCAGCAGGTGCCTAAGGGCTTTTGGGCTTAGTTCTTTCCAGGTAACCTTGGTCCAGAAAGGCTGTGGTGGTGGTCAGAAAAGGAGAGGGCCAGGTACTGACTTCCATTTTAACAGCATCTCTAGTCACCGTGTGGTGGCCTGGAGGCTGGTTGGGCCACTTGCAAGGTAgatggtggcttggaccaggGTGGCAGGGATGAGAAGAGATTGGATTCAGTTGAAGGATTGGATGTGAGTCCTGAGGAAAACAGGAGCAGAGATGCTTGGCTGGCAGGATGGGGTTGTCATTCATGTGTCCAGGGAAGCCTTTCTAGGAACCTCCTGTGTGCACAGCTCTGTGTTCTGGGCAGGAACCGTAGGGCAAATAGACCCTTTCCTTGTgggtgcaggggtgggggtggggtggaggttgGTATTCTGTGACTCTGTCTCTTGCCTTAAGCCTGATGTGGTGAAGACAGTGGAGAGGGTGAGACAGGTAGAGGGCAGTTCTCTGGAAGACAGAACTGCCTCCTTGCTGATGATGGGACAGCAGAGCTCCACTGAGTAGCCTGTGGCTGCTCCAGGCTGCCCTTCTTCCCCTGCATTCCCATCCCCTGTGTCCAGCTGACTCCCACAGTATGGGGGGGCCCTATCCAAGGAGGCCCGGCCAGGCCTGAGGCCTTCTCTGGGGAAGCAGGCCAGGGAGGTCTTCAGAGGCGGACTGCCTCCATGCAACGCCCACTGTCTCCCCTGGCAGCGGCTGATTGACAAGACCAAGGTGACGTATCTGAAGTGGCTGCCTGAGTCGGAGAGCCTGTTCCTGGCCTCACATGCCAGTGGCCACCTGTACCTGTACAACGTCAGCCACCCGTGCGCCTCGGCCCCACCGCAGTACAGCTTGCTGAAGCAGGGGGAGGGCTTCGCCGTCTATGCCGCCAAGAGCAAGGCCCCGCGCAACCCGCTGGCCAAGTGGGCGGTGGGCGAGGGGCCCCTCAACGAGTTTGCCTTCTCGCCTGACGGCCGGCACCTGGCCTGCGTTAGCCAGGATGGCTGCCTGCGCATCTTCCACTTCGACTCCATGCTCCTGCGGGGGCTCATGAAGAGCTACTTTGGGGGCCTGCTCTGTGTGTGCTGGAGCCCAGACGGGCGCTATGTCGTCACAGGGGGCGAAGATGACCTGGTCACTGTGTGGTCCTTCACTGAAGGCCGTGTGGTGGCCCGTGGCCATGGCCACAAGTCCTGGGTCAACGCTGTGGCCTTCGACCCCTACACCACGAGGGCTGAGGAGGCGGCAGCGGCAGCCAGCGGTGACGTGGAGCGGAGctgcgaggaggaggaggagcctgaGGCTGTGGGCACAAGCTCAGGCGGGGgagctcccctctcccctctgcccaaAGCCAGCCCCATCACCTACCGCTTCGGCTCGGCCGGCCAGGACACACAGTTCTGCCTGTGGGACCTCACTGAGGATGTGCTGtatccccacccacccctggcCCGCACCCGAACCCTTCCTGGCACGCCTGGCACCACACCGCCTGCCACCGGCAGCTCGCGGCCTGGTGAGCCAGGCTCTGGCCCGCTGCCCCGCTCGCTGTCCCGCTCCAACAGCCTCCCACACCCGGCGGGCAGCGGCAAGGCGGGCAGCGCCGGCACAGCGACTGAGCCGGGCACGCCGTTCAGCATTGGCCGCTTTGCCACACTCACGCTGCAGGAGCGGCGGGACCGGGGAGCCGAGAAAGAGCACAAGCGCTACCACAGCCTGGGCAACATCAGCCGGGGCGGTGGTGGGGGCACGGGCGGGGGGGACAAGCCCAGTGGCCCTGCCCCCCGCAGCCGGCTGGACCCAGCCAAGGTGCTGGGCACGGCGCTGTGCCCGCGCATCCATGAGGTGCCACTGCTGGAACCCCTGGTGTGCAAGAAGATCGCCCAGGAGCGGCTCACGGTCCTCCTCTTCCTGGAGGACTGCATCATCACCGCCTGCCAGGAGGGCCTCATCTGCACCTGGGCCCGGCCCGGCAAGGCGGTGAGTCACTCCACACCTGCCAGCCTGGGACCCAGGAAGAGGCAGGCATTGGCAGAGGGGTTTGTACTGTCACATCCCCTAGCCCTGTGGGATGAGGGCAAGCAGGGAAATTTTAGTGCCCCAGAACACTAAGACTTCTCAGATCTTAAAAGAGTTAATGGGCTTCTAAAACTCCTGGTCACAGTCAGCAGAGTGGGCCGGGTTAGGGACAGCTGGGGGTGGTGAGGATCATGGCCCACTATCTGAGGGGCAGCCAGTGGGCCCAGCACGGCCAGCTTTTAACGTCTGTCACTCAAAGCTGAATCCATGTTCTGCAGAAAATGATTTTTGCATGGTTACCTCTTGAATATTGCCAGTCAAGCTCAATAGACAGGATCGAGCCTGTGGGCTCAGCTTCCAATGTGGGTCTCAGACTCCAGATCTGAGCCCACAGCTGATAGCACGGCTGGAGGAATCCCAAGGTGGGGTTCCAGCCCTGCATTCTGCTCcccgtgtgaccttgggcaaatcactgtccatcactggCCTCTGTCACCTCTTAGGACAGGGCAGGTTGAAGATGGTCAGTGCGTGGATATGCATACCTCCTGGAGTGGCCGTGAGGTTCAGGAAGGTCCCAGTGGATGAAACACAGGCCTGGCTTGGCACTTTGGAGCTGTGTTCGCAGATGGCTTGGCTCACCTGTGTTTGGACTCCAGTGCCCAGGAAGTCAGATCTGAGGGCCGAGATGTGGTTCCTCAGAAAATCAGTTTTGAAATCATAGGGTCCTGAATCCTTAGAACTTAGAGCACAGTCTCAGAGCCTCAGAGGCAGGGGCCTCTGGGATTTGGGGTCTGACAAGTCCTGAAAGAGACCCCTCTGTCTCCTTagttcacagatgaggagaccgAGGCCCAGACAGGGGAAGGAGGTTGGCCCAGGTCACCCAGCAAGTCAGTGGTAGAGGTAGGATTGTCCCTGAGTTCTTACCCCTTGACTCCAGAATCTCAGGACCGCCCCAGTCAGAAGGGGACCCCAGTTTCTCCCTGTCCTCCCACCTCACCCCTACCCCATCTTGTCTGCCCAGGATTATTTACCTGAGGACTTTAATTATTGTATAAATGTGTGGCCTGCTGGGACAGGGAAGCTAGCCAAGATTTAAGTTACAGAGCTGGGAGCAGCGGTCTCTGGGGGACTGGGGCGGACTGAAGGGCAAGGCCAGGTTGGCAGCAGCCCTGGGGACCCCGAGCTGTCTCCCTATGGGACTGGTGGGGGCCCCAGGCAGTCTCTAACCATCCTCTCCCCTCTCATCTTCCCTAGGGCATCTCCTCCCAACCAGGCAACTCCCCAAGTGGCACAGTGGTGTGAAGCCATGGATGTCGGGGTCCCCCACCCCATGTCCCCTGCCTCCTAGCCATAGCCCTCCCTGCTGACCTCATGGATCAACGTATTAACAAGACTACGATGGAGGGACTGCTCCAGTCCTCCACCCTGCACAAATCTGAGGGGTAGAGGGTCCCCCAAACTGACCTAGACACTGGGGGGATGTAGTGGCCCTTGTGGCCTCAGCCTTGTCCCCACCCACTGCCAAGTACAATGACTCCTTCCTCTGAAACATCAGTGTTTGCCTCATCCCTGTCCCCAGCACGTGACTGGTCACTCCTGGGGAgaagtccccacccacaaaagCCACTGCTCGCCGGTGTGCCCCTCGTTCCTCTGGACAGGGCGGGGGCTGGCCcgcccctcccctggccccaaCCCACCCTTGCCATTGTTTGTGCTTTTGAAGTGTTAAATTATGGAAGCCCCTGGGGGACCTCCGTGTCCCCCAGGACCTCTTATTTATACTAAAGTTCCCCGTTTTCACAGTGTCTTTGTTCCCTTCCGCTGAGGTGTGGGGGAAGCGTGTGTGTGCCATCACTGTGGTGCTAGGCTCCGTCCACCTAGCCAGGCCCTTCGGCCCCGCCCAGCTCAGCGCGGTGCGTCCCTGGTGCGTCCCTGCCGCGGGCTGTGAGCATTCCCCTGCCCCAACTCTCTAGGAAGTGAACCGCCAGAGCCTGCTCTTCCACCCCTGAGTCCCTCGGAAGGGCCCAAACTGTCCAAACCAGACATTACAGGGGCCTGGAGTGAGCTTTGTTCCATACAGAGCATGGCCTCCTGTGCCCCAGGCCAGGCTCAGGCGCAGGGGTCCAGAGTCAGCTAGAGACCATGGCTTCCTCAAGAGAGCTGCCCACCCCGGCGGAGAACAACACGGATCCCTCCTGGCCAGCCTTCTGGAGCTGCAGGGAGCGGTGTCTCCCCGCTCTGCCCGCCACCCCCCGAAATGTTTCTGTTTCTAATCCTAGCCTGGGCAGGAATGTGGCTACGCGGCCAGGGTCCAAGGAGCTATTTTGGGGGCTCCTTTGCCTCCCCCAGGCTTTGACCAGTGGGTCACCCCCGGTCCTGGCTCCTGAGGGCCTCCCTTCCCAAGTCTCTCTCgccaccccttccccacctcctgccAAAAAAAGTCAGTGTAAGGCACCAGGCCTGAGGGCTAAATTTAAACTGTCCCAAAGTCTGAATCTGTGGCTGAGTCACCCACAAAGCTGCCCTGGCCTCTCGCTGCCCCCTTCCCAGACCTCacccctttctcctcccctcccctccccaactcCAGGGCTTGGGAGGGTGTTACCCGGATTGCTCTGAACCTCAATTGGCCCCCTCTGGGGAATGGGAGGGCTCAGCTTTGACATCTGTCACACCTGTAGCTTCTCTTTGCTCCGCTTTTTTCTGGGTAGGGGGAGTGCAAGATTTGAAATCCTATACCCCTCATCCCACGCTGAAACATTCAGAGGGGCCCTGGAAGGACAGAGTTGGGGGCCTGGCTTGTGAGGGGTTAAGGCTGGGAGGCGGGAGGGGGCTGgaccaaggggtggggagaaggggaggaggcctcagcagcagagagaagtggccagagaggcccaggggacaGCCAGGGACAGGCAGACATGCAGCCAGAGCCCCAGGGCCTGGATAGGGGCCCCAGGGCCCCGTGACAGGAGGACCCCGAGCCCCAGGCCCGGGGAGAGGGCCATGGTGCTGCCTGCCCGACATGTCAGCCGAGGTACGGCTGAAGCGACTCCAGCAGCTGGTACTGGACCCTGGCTTCCTGGGGCTGGAGCCCCTGCTCGACCTTCTCCTGGGCGTCCACCAGGAGCTGGGCGCCTCCGACCTGGCCCAGGACAAGTACGTGGCCGACTTCTTGCAGTGGGGTGAGTACCTGCCTGCATGGGCTCCCCCAGATTTGGCAGGGGTagggcagggcagaggcaggagacGGGTCTGGGTGCAGGGACTGGTTGTGGGGGTAGGACACATGAGGAGAGCTTCCCATTCAGAGGTCTAGGGCTTAGGCCTGGGTCGTGGGGCACCAGGCCCCTGCCCCTGTGCCACCCTGGCAGCCAGAGTGGGTCAGCAAAGGCCAAGGCAACCATGACTCAGAATCATGACTTGGGAGTCATGGGAGGCTGTGCCCAGCCTCCCATAGTCCGCCTGAAACCCCTCCGGAGACTAGGCCCAAGGGCCTGCTGGAAGCCCCGTCTCCTGGGACTGCCCCCACCAAAATGGGACCTGTGATCCTCCACTCTGGCTTCCCAGAGCACAGGGGCAGGCGGAAGGGACAGCACGGGGCAGCTGCCAGGGGCGCGGCTGATGGGCAGGTGTTCGGCGCCAGCCTCTCCAGCTGCCCCAACAGGTGCCCAGGCCCTGGGAGGCGCAGTGACTCAGGCAGGCCCTGGAGGAAAACAGCTCTGCAGACAGGTGCCACCCAGCACCCCCTGGTTGGAGGAGGAACAATTTAGGGTTCTTCTGGGTATGCCCCCTTTCCCTGTAGGTTCTCTGCCTGTCCCCCCATCTTGCTCCCTCCTAGTCTTCATGGGTCAGCCTTGAGTCCCTTCCAGTTCCCGGGTCCCTTCATTTGGCTAGTTCTTGACCTCCAACCTTGCAGCTCTCCCGCGATGCCCCTTCTTGTCTGGTCTTCCCCTGGAGACAGGGCAGAGGAAGCTGCCTCAACCCCAGCGTCCTTGTCTGCCCCTACCCGCCGCTGGCCCAGGACTCCGGCTCACAGGTCTCCGTCTCTGACATTCTGCCACTCTGTTCGTCCTCTGGTCTGCCCCTCGGTGGCTGGTTCTTGGGCCTTGGGAGCTGCGTGTCCCTGGCCCTATTTCCGGTCTCTTTGCCTTCTCCTGCTCCCCCTTGTGTCCATCTCTTTCTACCCCAggccctgctcttctccctcctcccattCACAGATGAGATGGTGGAGGCCAAAGGCCAGACCACTCAGCCCCTGGAAGAACCTTCTCCCCACCTTCCCACAGCTCTGAGTAACTCTCTCAGCCCTGCTTTGGCAGAAGGTGAAGGTGGCTGGCAGGGTAAACTGAGACCCTAGGTGGGGGCAGGGGTCTGGCTCTCTCGTTAGGATCACTCCTTTTGTGGCTGGAGCAGCATCCCGCCGTCCCTCCCCGGCCTGGCTGCTGGGCGGGGGAGGGGGCCTGGGTTCCCGCTGCCTTAAAAGGGCTCAATgtcttggctctctcctccctccccatcctgggCCCTGGCTAGTTCTTCCCTGCCGGCCCACTCTCCCCAAACCCCGTGGGGGAGCCCCTTTCTCCCCTCCATAACTCACTGAATCAACTCATCCCTGCCCTCACCCGTCCCACTCCATCCTGTGTCCCAAGTCCCCAGCTTCCACGCGCTGGAGTCctggcctccccctcccccaggcccttgAATCTCCcttatacacacgcacacaccttACCCCTCCCAAACTGCCTTCTTTAACCTTCTAGCCGGTGTTGGACCTTAGGCAAATGACTTCACCACCCTGAGCCTTCAGGGTAATGATAATCAAGCCCTCTCTTGGAGCAGACAGGAAAGTGATAAGGCGCTTGAAGCTTGCCTGCAGGCAGGCCTGGGCCCCGGATTTGGTCGGGCTAGCTTTGTCTCCTTGGCCTTCCTTCTCGCAGCCCCAATACATTTTCCCAAAGTGTGGTCCAAGAGCCACTTGCATCTAaacctggaggcacaggcttAAACTTGTTCTGGGCTATAACCCAAGACCGACCGTGGGGCGGGTGGGCGGGGAGGGTAGAAGGAGAAAGGGGGGTGCGGGCACCTTCACCAGAGGGCTCCCCCCACCGTGGGAGTGGAGCCTGGAGCTCCAGGGACTGGGTCTTAGATCTTTGCCCTCTGTCCTTTAGGGCCACCCTTCTGCAGGCTTTTCACCCTACTCATCGCACCACCAGAGCACTGGCCCAGTGCCCTCACTCAAAGAGGGTTTCCCAGCATCTCATCTCTCTGTAGGAGGGCAGTTTTGGGTACCCAGGCTACACAGGGGCAATGTGGGGAAGCCTTTAGGAGGCGACAGGCCTAaagggaggggcagagagaaggGGAGTCTGAAACCAAGGGGCTGGGACAGGGGGAGACCAAGGCGTAAGGGTGGAACTTCCTCCTCGTCTCGGGTGTTAGTCCCAGTGACCTGCTGTTCTCACCTCTTCCTGCCTCCCCACAGTGGAGCCCATCGCGGCGAGGCTTAAGGAGGCC encodes:
- the DMWD gene encoding dystrophia myotonica WD repeat-containing protein isoform X1, with product MAAGGAEGGSGPGAAMGDCAEIKSQFRTREGFYKLLPGDGAARRSGPASAQPPAPPQPPQPPPGPASASGPGAAGPAQSPPPAGPGPGPALPAVRLSLVRLGEPDCAGTGEPPATPAGLGAGGDRVCFNLGRELYFYPGCCRRGSQRSIDLNKPIDKRIYKGTQPTCHDFNQFTAAMETISLLVGFSAGQVQYLDLIKKDTSKLFNEERLIDKTKVTYLKWLPESESLFLASHASGHLYLYNVSHPCASAPPQYSLLKQGEGFAVYAAKSKAPRNPLAKWAVGEGPLNEFAFSPDGRHLACVSQDGCLRIFHFDSMLLRGLMKSYFGGLLCVCWSPDGRYVVTGGEDDLVTVWSFTEGRVVARGHGHKSWVNAVAFDPYTTRAEEAAAAASGDVERSCEEEEEPEAVGTSSGGGAPLSPLPKASPITYRFGSAGQDTQFCLWDLTEDVLYPHPPLARTRTLPGTPGTTPPATGSSRPGEPGSGPLPRSLSRSNSLPHPAGSGKAGSAGTATEPGTPFSIGRFATLTLQERRDRGAEKEHKRYHSLGNISRGGGGGTGGGDKPSGPAPRSRLDPAKVLGTALCPRIHEVPLLEPLVCKKIAQERLTVLLFLEDCIITACQEGLICTWARPGKAFTDEETEAQTGEGGWPRSPSKSVVEGISSQPGNSPSGTVV
- the DMWD gene encoding dystrophia myotonica WD repeat-containing protein isoform X2; the encoded protein is MAAGGAEGGSGPGAAMGDCAEIKSQFRTREGFYKLLPGDGAARRSGPASAQPPAPPQPPQPPPGPASASGPGAAGPAQSPPPAGPGPGPALPAVRLSLVRLGEPDCAGTGEPPATPAGLGAGGDRVCFNLGRELYFYPGCCRRGSQRSIDLNKPIDKRIYKGTQPTCHDFNQFTAAMETISLLVGFSAGQVQYLDLIKKDTSKLFNEERLIDKTKVTYLKWLPESESLFLASHASGHLYLYNVSHPCASAPPQYSLLKQGEGFAVYAAKSKAPRNPLAKWAVGEGPLNEFAFSPDGRHLACVSQDGCLRIFHFDSMLLRGLMKSYFGGLLCVCWSPDGRYVVTGGEDDLVTVWSFTEGRVVARGHGHKSWVNAVAFDPYTTRAEEAAAAASGDVERSCEEEEEPEAVGTSSGGGAPLSPLPKASPITYRFGSAGQDTQFCLWDLTEDVLYPHPPLARTRTLPGTPGTTPPATGSSRPGEPGSGPLPRSLSRSNSLPHPAGSGKAGSAGTATEPGTPFSIGRFATLTLQERRDRGAEKEHKRYHSLGNISRGGGGGTGGGDKPSGPAPRSRLDPAKVLGTALCPRIHEVPLLEPLVCKKIAQERLTVLLFLEDCIITACQEGLICTWARPGKAGISSQPGNSPSGTVV
- the DMWD gene encoding dystrophia myotonica WD repeat-containing protein isoform X3; its protein translation is METISLLVGFSAGQVQYLDLIKKDTSKLFNEERLIDKTKVTYLKWLPESESLFLASHASGHLYLYNVSHPCASAPPQYSLLKQGEGFAVYAAKSKAPRNPLAKWAVGEGPLNEFAFSPDGRHLACVSQDGCLRIFHFDSMLLRGLMKSYFGGLLCVCWSPDGRYVVTGGEDDLVTVWSFTEGRVVARGHGHKSWVNAVAFDPYTTRAEEAAAAASGDVERSCEEEEEPEAVGTSSGGGAPLSPLPKASPITYRFGSAGQDTQFCLWDLTEDVLYPHPPLARTRTLPGTPGTTPPATGSSRPGEPGSGPLPRSLSRSNSLPHPAGSGKAGSAGTATEPGTPFSIGRFATLTLQERRDRGAEKEHKRYHSLGNISRGGGGGTGGGDKPSGPAPRSRLDPAKVLGTALCPRIHEVPLLEPLVCKKIAQERLTVLLFLEDCIITACQEGLICTWARPGKAFTDEETEAQTGEGGWPRSPSKSVVEGISSQPGNSPSGTVV